A DNA window from Doryrhamphus excisus isolate RoL2022-K1 chromosome 2, RoL_Dexc_1.0, whole genome shotgun sequence contains the following coding sequences:
- the phpt1 gene encoding 14 kDa phosphohistidine phosphatase, which produces MCTQTKAAARMVNIPQADIDPSGVFKYILIRVHSREQGDDTEVDIVRGYGWAEYHVDIYEKVSMELENDGLLDCECVGGGRIRHDAQAKKIHVYGYSVGFGRANHAVTTEKLKARYPDYEVTWDNEGY; this is translated from the exons ATGTGCACCCAAACGAAAGCAGCCGCCCGTATGGTAAACATCCCTCAGGCAGACATCGACCCCTCCGGCGTGTTCAAGTACATTCTCATCAGAGTACACAGCAGGGAGCAGGGAGACGATACAGAGGTCGATATAGTCCGAGGATACGGTTGGGCGGAGTACCATG TGGATATCTATGAGAAGGTTTCAATGGAGCTTGAAAATGATGGACTCCTGGACTGTGAGTGTGTAGGAGGGGGCAGGATCAGACATGATGCCCAGGCCAAGAAGATACACGTTTACGGCTACTCTGTG GGCTTTGGAAGAGCAAACCACGCAGTGACCACTGAGAAACTGAAGGCCAGATATCCTGACTATGAGGTGACATGGGACAATGAAGGGTACTAA